A single region of the Corallococcus silvisoli genome encodes:
- a CDS encoding TonB-dependent receptor domain-containing protein, whose translation MSFSRAGLVLPALVLLLGTSALAQGVPSATSEPRQWEADVHVTDAGTTLSAEDAARLGLSPDAGDATLVPPTLTADAPAAWPEGLEGTPGEVALELLVDVEGRVAELQVVRAAAEPRLTDAALAAAPGLRFTPATLGGVPVAVRLPFVYRFTPPVQVPASTTRLSGEVRARGTRRPLPDAALFLDGAQEPAATTDARGLFAVDVTPGAHALEVRAPGHATTVFQETLARGQTLQVVYRLQPREVNPYETVVRDERPRTEVTRISLHEQEIREVPGTLGDPFRVVMLMPGVGSLASGISYPVVRGSQPAATGFFLDGVRIPMLYHLLLGPAVVHPDFIDTVDFYPGAPPVQYGRVLGGAVEGRLSRPREDRLHFTAYADLLNAGGFIEQPFASTGTSVSLAGRFSYSALLIALAANALQRPDAERLRAGFWDYQARIEQKVGQGRLRLFALGSSDDVGISPPETLGADGGGVTSRFHRVDLRGTHPVAQGEGEVGVTLGWDGLGLTGEQTQRVGNALVRREVGEYGLTQVSVAARTGWRRALDATLEVAVGADVEHRRSATTLTGTARPPGWRPGDDDADPLKKPSALATFSGAYASVTWKPSDRWVVTPGLRVDAYHLVPGMTFTAVEPRLAVRHTLTDTLTLKGGAGLYHQPPTVLVHVPAVDTASLRYGLQSGAQLDVGAEWRAFEGLELSADAYFNPLSRAVEFDLADVAENRRRRGSLGSDPATTGYAYGFDLMARHPLGRHWFGWVSYSFLQSKRKARFARVGDDNQVQGMVDGTLPFAFEQAHTFNAALSYKFGNNWTVGTVVHFNTGRPETGQSTSQTQRWVTNDDGSHEWVRQDLDRTGRLAPFFRVDARIAKSWAYQDFTLDASLDVLNLSAQQEVIAYDYLTKGGGSDDGLGETPVKDPIRIPVILPLLGLKATY comes from the coding sequence ATGTCATTCTCCCGTGCCGGTCTCGTGCTGCCGGCCCTCGTGTTGCTGCTCGGGACCTCCGCGCTCGCACAGGGCGTGCCCTCCGCCACCAGCGAACCCCGCCAGTGGGAGGCGGACGTCCACGTCACCGACGCGGGGACGACCCTCTCCGCCGAGGACGCCGCCCGCCTGGGCCTCTCCCCGGACGCGGGCGACGCGACGCTCGTGCCCCCCACCCTCACCGCCGACGCACCCGCCGCGTGGCCGGAGGGGCTGGAGGGCACGCCGGGCGAGGTGGCGCTGGAGCTGCTGGTGGACGTGGAGGGCCGCGTGGCGGAGCTCCAGGTGGTGCGCGCCGCCGCCGAGCCGCGCCTCACGGATGCGGCGCTCGCCGCCGCCCCGGGCCTTCGCTTCACCCCGGCCACGCTGGGCGGTGTCCCGGTGGCGGTGCGCCTGCCCTTCGTCTACCGCTTCACGCCGCCGGTGCAGGTCCCCGCCTCCACGACGCGCCTCTCCGGCGAGGTGCGCGCCCGCGGCACGCGCAGGCCCCTGCCCGACGCGGCCCTCTTCCTGGACGGCGCGCAGGAGCCCGCGGCCACCACGGATGCGCGAGGCCTCTTCGCGGTGGACGTGACGCCGGGCGCGCACGCGCTGGAGGTCCGCGCGCCGGGCCACGCGACGACGGTGTTCCAAGAGACGCTGGCGCGAGGCCAGACCCTCCAGGTCGTCTACCGGCTCCAGCCGCGCGAGGTGAACCCCTACGAGACGGTGGTGCGCGACGAGCGCCCGCGCACCGAGGTCACCCGCATCAGCCTGCACGAGCAGGAGATCCGCGAGGTGCCCGGCACGCTGGGCGACCCCTTCCGCGTGGTGATGTTGATGCCGGGCGTGGGCAGCCTCGCGTCGGGCATCAGCTACCCGGTGGTGCGCGGCAGCCAGCCCGCCGCCACCGGCTTCTTCCTGGACGGCGTGCGCATCCCGATGCTGTACCACCTGCTGCTCGGGCCCGCGGTGGTGCACCCGGACTTCATCGACACCGTGGACTTCTACCCGGGCGCGCCGCCGGTGCAGTACGGCCGCGTGCTGGGCGGCGCGGTGGAGGGCCGCCTCAGCCGTCCGCGCGAGGACCGGCTGCACTTCACCGCGTACGCGGACCTGCTCAACGCGGGCGGCTTCATCGAGCAGCCCTTCGCCTCCACCGGCACCAGCGTCAGCCTGGCCGGCCGCTTCAGCTACTCCGCGCTGCTCATCGCGCTGGCGGCGAACGCGCTCCAGCGCCCGGACGCGGAGCGGCTGCGCGCGGGCTTCTGGGACTACCAGGCGCGCATCGAACAGAAGGTGGGCCAGGGCCGGCTGCGCCTGTTCGCGCTGGGCAGCTCCGACGACGTGGGCATCTCTCCCCCCGAGACGTTGGGCGCGGATGGCGGCGGCGTCACCTCGCGCTTCCACCGCGTCGACCTGCGCGGCACGCACCCGGTGGCCCAGGGCGAGGGCGAGGTCGGGGTGACGCTGGGCTGGGACGGGCTGGGCCTCACCGGCGAGCAGACCCAGCGCGTGGGCAACGCCCTGGTCCGCCGGGAGGTGGGCGAATACGGCCTGACCCAGGTGAGCGTCGCGGCGCGGACCGGGTGGCGCCGCGCGCTGGATGCCACGCTGGAGGTGGCCGTGGGCGCGGACGTGGAGCACCGCCGCTCCGCCACCACCCTCACCGGCACCGCGCGGCCGCCGGGCTGGCGTCCCGGAGATGACGACGCGGATCCGCTCAAGAAGCCCAGCGCGCTCGCCACCTTCTCCGGCGCGTACGCGTCCGTCACCTGGAAGCCCTCCGACCGGTGGGTGGTGACGCCGGGCCTGCGCGTGGACGCGTACCACCTGGTGCCGGGCATGACGTTCACCGCGGTGGAGCCGCGCCTCGCCGTGCGCCACACGCTGACGGACACGCTCACGCTCAAGGGTGGCGCGGGCCTGTACCACCAGCCGCCCACCGTGCTGGTGCACGTGCCCGCCGTGGACACCGCGAGCCTGCGGTACGGCCTCCAGTCCGGCGCGCAGCTCGACGTGGGCGCGGAGTGGAGGGCCTTCGAGGGCCTGGAGCTGAGCGCGGACGCGTACTTCAACCCGCTGTCCCGCGCGGTGGAGTTCGACCTGGCGGACGTGGCGGAGAACCGCCGGCGCCGGGGCAGCCTGGGCTCGGATCCCGCCACCACCGGCTACGCCTACGGCTTCGACCTGATGGCCCGCCACCCGCTGGGGCGCCACTGGTTCGGCTGGGTGTCCTACAGCTTCCTGCAGAGCAAGCGGAAGGCGCGCTTCGCCCGCGTCGGTGACGACAACCAGGTGCAGGGCATGGTGGACGGCACGCTGCCCTTCGCCTTCGAACAGGCCCACACGTTCAACGCCGCGCTCAGCTACAAGTTCGGCAACAACTGGACCGTGGGCACGGTGGTGCACTTCAACACCGGCCGGCCGGAGACGGGGCAGAGCACCTCGCAGACGCAGCGCTGGGTGACGAACGACGACGGCTCGCACGAATGGGTGCGGCAGGACTTGGACCGCACGGGCCGGCTGGCGCCGTTCTTCCGCGTGGACGCGCGCATCGCGAAGTCATGGGCCTACCAGGACTTCACGCTGGACGCGTCGCTCGACGTGCTCAACCTGTCCGCGCAGCAGGAGGTCATCGCCTACGACTACCTGACGAAGGGCGGCGGGTCCGACGATGGCCTGGGTGAAACACCGGTGAAGGACCCCATCCGCATCCCCGTCATCCTCCCGCTGCTCGGGCTCAAGGCGACCTACTGA
- a CDS encoding GRAS family protein codes for MRTPKDELLLQAMDHALSARTVEAVETLATLYRLLDVERVREDESYAVFATALSRRLEGATGALHPYRASEVDGGAPQIELFRRLMKHLPLASAADAVANTLLADFLRGHAEATLLDVGIGQGRQECGLLRALAKAGALPRHLTVVGVEPSGSSLREARGAVLAVAEEVGLSLEFVAVESLVEDLDPAMWAALRGVRRPLVVNAAFALHHVAEREPWAGEARDAVLASLASLAPVGVVLCEPHVDHHRAPARERLVNAWHHFSRVFRLLDTLEVPSAERRAIKRFFGREVDDIVGTVNESERCERHELSTAWWERLLRAGFMPRGGMGAVRPEGIHPAVGLRAEAGTVGITFQGDVLVAVLGAVPREWP; via the coding sequence ATGCGCACGCCGAAGGATGAACTGCTGCTCCAGGCGATGGATCATGCGTTGTCAGCGCGGACGGTGGAGGCGGTGGAGACGCTGGCGACGCTCTACCGGTTGCTGGATGTGGAGCGGGTGCGCGAGGACGAAAGCTACGCGGTCTTCGCCACGGCGCTGTCGCGCAGGTTGGAGGGCGCGACGGGCGCGCTGCATCCGTACCGGGCCTCGGAGGTGGATGGAGGCGCGCCGCAGATTGAGTTGTTCCGGCGGTTGATGAAGCACCTGCCGCTGGCGTCGGCGGCGGACGCGGTGGCGAACACGCTGCTGGCGGACTTCCTCCGGGGTCACGCGGAGGCGACGCTGCTGGATGTGGGCATCGGCCAGGGGCGCCAGGAGTGCGGCCTGCTGCGCGCGCTGGCGAAGGCGGGGGCGCTGCCGAGACACCTGACGGTGGTGGGCGTGGAGCCCAGCGGGAGCAGCCTGAGGGAGGCGCGCGGCGCGGTGCTGGCGGTGGCGGAGGAGGTGGGGCTGTCGCTGGAGTTCGTGGCGGTGGAGTCGCTGGTGGAGGACCTGGATCCGGCGATGTGGGCGGCGCTGCGCGGGGTGCGCCGGCCGCTGGTGGTGAACGCGGCGTTCGCGCTGCACCACGTGGCGGAGCGGGAGCCCTGGGCGGGCGAGGCGCGCGACGCGGTGCTGGCGTCGCTGGCGTCACTGGCGCCCGTGGGGGTGGTGTTGTGCGAGCCGCACGTGGACCATCACCGCGCCCCGGCGCGTGAGCGGCTGGTCAACGCGTGGCATCACTTCTCCCGCGTGTTCCGGTTGCTGGATACGCTGGAGGTGCCGAGCGCGGAGCGGCGCGCCATCAAGCGGTTCTTCGGCCGGGAGGTGGATGACATCGTGGGCACGGTGAACGAGTCGGAGCGCTGCGAGCGCCACGAGCTCTCCACGGCCTGGTGGGAGCGGCTCTTGCGCGCGGGCTTCATGCCGCGAGGCGGGATGGGGGCGGTGCGTCCCGAAGGCATCCACCCGGCGGTGGGGCTGCGCGCGGAGGCGGGCACGGTGGGCATCACCTTCCAGGGCGACGTGCTGGTGGCGGTGCTGGGGGCGGTGCCCCGGGAGTGGCCATGA
- a CDS encoding CinA family protein, whose translation MSELEELAPRVIARCREREVRLVFAEACTGGLMTAALTEVPGASAVVERAFVPYSNESKGEQLGVPLALLQAHGSVSAEVAGAMAAGALERSWADWAVAETGIAGPGGGTEAKPVGLVFIAVQRRGRAPVVERHQFKGDRRQVRQAAAARGLAVLLARLGVES comes from the coding sequence ATGAGCGAGCTGGAGGAGCTGGCGCCGCGGGTCATCGCGCGCTGCCGGGAGCGGGAGGTGCGGCTGGTGTTCGCGGAGGCGTGCACGGGCGGGCTGATGACGGCGGCGCTGACGGAGGTGCCGGGGGCGTCGGCGGTGGTGGAGCGCGCGTTCGTGCCGTACTCGAACGAGTCGAAGGGCGAGCAGCTGGGGGTACCGCTGGCGCTGCTCCAGGCGCACGGGTCGGTGAGCGCGGAGGTGGCGGGGGCGATGGCGGCGGGGGCGCTGGAGCGCTCGTGGGCGGACTGGGCGGTGGCGGAGACGGGCATCGCGGGGCCCGGAGGCGGCACGGAGGCCAAGCCGGTGGGGCTGGTGTTCATCGCGGTACAGCGGCGGGGGAGGGCGCCGGTGGTGGAGCGCCACCAGTTCAAGGGAGACCGGCGGCAGGTGCGTCAGGCCGCGGCGGCGCGGGGCCTGGCGGTCCTTCTGGCGCGGCTGGGCGTGGAGTCCTGA
- a CDS encoding STAS/SEC14 domain-containing protein, whose amino-acid sequence MYRIDVDRAASIVSFALEGYIRLEEMERFVVDLRAATDAVAGHAIKIEADLRTFRPASPEAADLIRRVQEYGLRSGVTRVAELVENQIVALQLNRVASGSGTDKILRRFWQEGAARSWLLYGDVGMSAALPS is encoded by the coding sequence ATGTATCGAATCGACGTGGACCGAGCAGCGTCCATCGTGAGCTTCGCGTTGGAGGGCTACATCCGGTTGGAGGAGATGGAGCGGTTCGTGGTGGACCTGCGGGCGGCGACGGATGCGGTGGCGGGGCATGCCATCAAGATCGAAGCGGACCTGCGCACGTTCCGTCCCGCGTCACCGGAGGCCGCGGACCTCATCCGCCGGGTGCAGGAGTACGGCCTGCGCTCCGGGGTGACGCGGGTGGCGGAGCTGGTGGAGAACCAGATCGTCGCGCTGCAGCTGAACCGGGTGGCGTCGGGAAGCGGGACGGACAAGATCCTCCGGCGCTTCTGGCAGGAGGGCGCGGCGCGCAGCTGGCTGCTCTACGGGGACGTGGGCATGAGCGCGGCGCTCCCGAGCTGA
- a CDS encoding fatty acid desaturase yields the protein MSAHPSPSLPRRAAVPRALLVASTPAGLLRLAAQEWTGMALGWGVMAWAPVLAPLAVLVVAGRLHALGVLLHDAVHLPVRTREWRLCLLEAVAGYPIASTLAAMRYHHLRHHRDAGLPTDPYRKPPDGGRLRTAWRWLLLLGVIPGWVLRGPVGLCAWAVPALRTRYARVFLQDRSGRDLTRDAEVLACARAEVGQVLFHLGVVALAVRWPSQVLWGYGLPLLVASGFNAYRLLAEHTAVPAHGRSLEDVFACTRDHGLGWLGRLGLAPRHVGLHVVHHLHPHVALTHLPRLRAWYVERFPDHYPRTRAS from the coding sequence GTGAGCGCCCACCCGTCCCCTTCCCTGCCACGCCGCGCGGCGGTGCCGCGTGCGCTGCTCGTCGCGTCCACGCCCGCCGGGCTGCTTCGCCTGGCGGCGCAGGAGTGGACGGGGATGGCCCTGGGGTGGGGAGTCATGGCGTGGGCTCCGGTGCTCGCGCCGCTGGCGGTGCTCGTCGTCGCGGGACGGCTGCACGCGCTGGGCGTGCTGCTTCATGACGCGGTCCACCTGCCCGTGCGAACCCGCGAGTGGCGACTGTGTCTGCTGGAGGCCGTGGCGGGATACCCGATCGCCTCCACGCTGGCGGCGATGCGCTACCACCACCTGCGCCACCACCGCGACGCGGGCCTGCCCACGGACCCCTACCGCAAGCCTCCGGATGGCGGCCGGCTGCGCACGGCGTGGCGGTGGCTGCTGCTCCTGGGCGTGATTCCGGGCTGGGTGCTGCGCGGGCCGGTGGGGCTCTGCGCGTGGGCCGTGCCCGCGCTGCGCACGCGGTATGCGCGCGTGTTCCTCCAGGACCGCTCCGGGCGGGACCTCACGCGGGACGCGGAGGTGCTCGCGTGCGCTCGCGCGGAGGTGGGGCAGGTGCTGTTCCACCTGGGCGTGGTGGCGCTGGCGGTGCGGTGGCCCTCCCAGGTGCTGTGGGGATATGGGCTGCCGTTGCTGGTGGCGTCGGGGTTCAACGCGTACCGGCTGCTCGCCGAGCACACCGCCGTGCCCGCGCACGGCCGCTCGCTGGAGGACGTGTTCGCGTGCACACGGGACCACGGGCTCGGCTGGCTGGGGCGGCTGGGCCTGGCGCCGCGGCACGTGGGGCTGCACGTGGTGCATCACCTGCATCCGCATGTCGCGCTCACGCACCTGCCGCGGCTTCGCGCGTGGTACGTCGAGCGGTTTCCCGACCACTATCCCCGGACCCGCGCCTCCTGA
- a CDS encoding FG-GAP-like repeat-containing protein, giving the protein MSVDAPTTPALAGTRVEWGGWTFPRWNDPRLPFAALLTLYGVLGFTFFGFNRSPGQMAFLVVSGTLLDAALGWVLKRQKVVPLSAYISCCSLALLLNYSHASTLLWLPVWLAIGSKYVLTFQGRHVFNPSMFAVAVSLLVTRELITAAPAYQWANGEVALSAFIVMAALVLFFFRVGRGWLVVSFLGFYALQTALRAFILRHHLPPEVLFLGTLGAPSFFIFVFYMLTDPATSPGTRKGQVLLALAITCVDLVLHLKESVYTFFYAALTVATCRFVFMHARELWRTRGASARQLLSPDRLRRVGVVGGLGAVLALGHGVLAAQGQRSAPLAFHLDAQDVTRAGLSSTMGHTLEELDPRVAHVAKWLVAVGDAVATGDFDGDGRLDLFLTHPLGTPEHHAGLYRNLGDLRFERVDVPALERFATRYKEEGLAGGGTFVDWDGDGDLDLAVAVAFGPVRLLRNMLRETGTASFEDVTEAAGVTDHAVSLGLTFLDYDRDGHLDLLVLNAMTTHLPDYPAPTPLNLFQLPAPEYEGDRRMLRFMHDGWHNANNGGRNALYRGRGDGTFEKQDVEALGLGETHWSLAVSTVDLNHDGWTDLYVANDFGPDDIYLNEGGRHFRHLVGQRFGEIGRDTYKGMNASVADFDRNGWLDVYVSNVHHALQAEGSLLWMVGPGEDAFVPSFKDEATFRGALNERRFGWGAAAGDLDDDGWPDLVQANGMVDARLDAPKWRIPEGQRNDYWYVNHKLMQSGPEVHTYADKWGDIRGRVLYPNEARRVYLNLGDARPGHFVDVAKEAGIEAPDNSRGVLMADLDDDGDLDVLITNQHAPVSLYRNTLRASATDSKPDAHFVGLSLVGDGQRTHRSAVGTRVVLSYDEDGKRVEQVREVGLMGGFSASADPRLHFGLGRHAGPVKATIHWYGAPPQEVTLEVDRYQEVRQPPAPTASRGGP; this is encoded by the coding sequence ATGAGTGTGGATGCGCCGACGACGCCGGCCCTCGCGGGCACGCGCGTGGAGTGGGGCGGCTGGACGTTCCCCCGCTGGAACGACCCGAGGCTCCCCTTCGCGGCGCTGCTCACCCTCTACGGCGTGCTGGGCTTCACCTTCTTCGGCTTCAACCGGAGCCCCGGGCAGATGGCCTTCCTGGTCGTCTCCGGCACGCTGCTGGACGCGGCCCTGGGCTGGGTGCTCAAGCGCCAGAAGGTGGTGCCGCTCTCCGCGTACATCTCCTGCTGCTCGCTGGCGCTGCTGCTGAACTACTCGCACGCGAGCACGCTCTTGTGGCTGCCGGTGTGGCTGGCCATCGGCTCCAAGTACGTGCTGACCTTCCAGGGGCGGCACGTCTTCAACCCGTCGATGTTCGCGGTGGCGGTGTCGCTGCTCGTCACGCGCGAGCTCATCACCGCGGCGCCCGCCTACCAGTGGGCCAACGGCGAGGTGGCGCTGTCGGCCTTCATCGTGATGGCGGCGCTGGTGCTGTTCTTCTTCCGCGTGGGCCGGGGCTGGCTGGTGGTCAGCTTCCTGGGCTTCTACGCGCTCCAGACGGCGCTGCGCGCGTTCATCCTCCGCCACCACCTGCCGCCGGAGGTGCTGTTCCTGGGCACGCTGGGCGCGCCCTCGTTCTTCATCTTCGTCTTCTACATGCTCACCGACCCGGCCACGTCCCCGGGGACGCGCAAGGGGCAGGTGCTGCTCGCGCTGGCCATCACCTGCGTGGACCTGGTGCTGCACCTGAAGGAGAGCGTCTATACGTTCTTCTACGCGGCGCTCACCGTGGCCACCTGCCGCTTCGTGTTCATGCACGCGCGCGAGCTGTGGCGCACCCGGGGCGCGTCCGCGCGCCAGCTCCTGTCCCCGGACCGGCTCCGGCGCGTGGGCGTGGTGGGCGGGCTCGGCGCGGTGTTGGCCCTGGGCCACGGGGTGCTGGCGGCGCAGGGGCAGCGCTCGGCGCCGCTCGCGTTCCACCTGGACGCGCAGGACGTCACGCGGGCGGGGCTGTCCTCCACGATGGGGCACACGCTGGAGGAGCTGGATCCGCGCGTGGCCCACGTCGCCAAGTGGCTGGTCGCGGTGGGGGACGCGGTGGCCACCGGGGACTTCGACGGGGACGGCCGGCTGGACCTGTTCCTCACCCACCCGCTGGGCACGCCGGAGCACCACGCGGGCCTGTACCGCAACCTGGGCGACCTGCGCTTCGAGCGCGTCGACGTGCCCGCGCTGGAGCGCTTCGCCACCCGCTACAAGGAAGAGGGGCTGGCGGGCGGTGGGACGTTCGTGGACTGGGACGGGGACGGCGACCTGGACCTCGCGGTGGCGGTGGCCTTCGGGCCGGTGCGCCTCTTGCGCAACATGCTGCGCGAGACGGGCACCGCGAGCTTCGAGGACGTGACGGAGGCGGCGGGCGTGACGGACCACGCGGTGAGCCTGGGGCTCACCTTCCTGGACTACGACCGGGACGGGCACCTGGACCTGCTGGTGCTCAACGCGATGACGACACACCTGCCGGACTACCCGGCGCCCACGCCGCTCAACCTCTTCCAGCTCCCCGCGCCGGAGTACGAGGGCGACCGGCGGATGCTGCGCTTCATGCATGACGGCTGGCACAACGCGAACAACGGCGGGCGCAACGCGCTCTATCGGGGGCGCGGCGACGGCACGTTCGAGAAGCAGGATGTGGAGGCGCTGGGCCTGGGTGAGACGCACTGGTCGCTCGCGGTGAGCACGGTGGACCTGAACCACGACGGGTGGACGGACCTCTACGTGGCCAACGACTTCGGGCCGGACGACATCTACCTCAACGAGGGCGGGCGCCACTTCCGCCACCTCGTGGGCCAGCGCTTCGGGGAGATTGGCCGCGACACGTACAAGGGGATGAACGCGAGCGTGGCGGACTTCGACCGCAACGGCTGGCTGGACGTGTACGTGTCCAACGTGCACCACGCGCTCCAGGCGGAGGGCAGCCTGCTGTGGATGGTGGGCCCGGGCGAGGACGCGTTCGTCCCCAGTTTCAAGGACGAGGCCACCTTCCGGGGCGCGTTGAACGAGCGGCGCTTCGGATGGGGCGCGGCGGCGGGGGACCTGGATGACGACGGGTGGCCGGACCTGGTGCAGGCCAACGGCATGGTGGACGCGCGCCTGGACGCGCCGAAGTGGCGCATCCCGGAGGGTCAGCGCAACGACTACTGGTACGTGAACCACAAGCTGATGCAGTCCGGTCCGGAGGTGCACACGTACGCGGACAAGTGGGGCGACATCCGGGGCCGGGTGCTCTATCCGAACGAGGCCCGCCGCGTGTACCTCAACCTGGGGGACGCGCGTCCGGGGCACTTCGTGGACGTGGCGAAGGAGGCCGGCATCGAGGCGCCGGACAACTCGCGCGGCGTGCTGATGGCGGACCTGGACGACGACGGGGACCTGGACGTGCTCATCACCAACCAGCACGCGCCGGTGTCGCTGTACCGCAACACGCTGCGCGCCAGCGCCACGGACTCGAAGCCGGACGCGCACTTCGTGGGCCTGTCGCTGGTGGGCGACGGCCAGCGCACGCACCGGAGCGCGGTGGGCACGCGCGTGGTCCTCTCCTACGACGAGGACGGCAAGCGCGTGGAGCAGGTGCGCGAGGTGGGGTTGATGGGCGGCTTCTCCGCGTCCGCCGACCCCCGGCTGCACTTCGGGTTGGGCCGCCACGCGGGGCCGGTGAAGGCCACCATCCACTGGTACGGCGCACCGCCGCAGGAGGTGACGTTGGAGGTGGATCGCTACCAGGAGGTGCGGCAGCCGCCCGCGCCCACGGCGTCGCGGGGAGGGCCCTGA
- a CDS encoding GH3 family domain-containing protein encodes MLTATMAALSPSALRFRHALRKPEAAQAECLTRVLGAVGGTAQADRVAGFGRIRTAREFQDAVPVSTPDALAADVERIARGEARVLTREPVLRFELSGGSSGASKPVPITRGLLGEFQSALAPMLHEVLLRRPAVREGPSYWSISPLGREQHRTSGGIPVGSAEDSAWFPRPLQPLLSRVFAVPGAVGQAPHVETCRYVTLWFLVRCANLSLISVWNPSFLTLLLDALERHGDRLVEDLEQGTLRPPGHVEGLGPSAWDALVRGLQGTRDAPRARVLRAVLREGLSSARPLWPGLALLSMWTDAQAAHAVAAACQRFEGVEVQGKGLLATEGVITLPLFEAPAPVLAVRSHFLEFADPERPAARPLLAHELTVGRTHAVLLSTSGGLLRYRLGDLVRVEGFVHATPCLRFMGRADAVTDLVGEKLSAARAGTVLDAALGTPRPVFAMLAPEWGSPPAYRLFLESDAPDARLEATAVAVERALGEGHHYRYARELGQLGPVRAVRVTHGARRYEARCIHLGQRAGNIKPVDLHREPGWTDWFARGTP; translated from the coding sequence ATGCTCACGGCGACGATGGCCGCGCTGTCCCCGTCCGCGCTGCGCTTCCGTCACGCGCTGCGGAAGCCGGAGGCGGCCCAGGCGGAGTGCCTGACGCGTGTCCTCGGCGCGGTGGGCGGCACGGCGCAGGCGGACCGGGTGGCGGGCTTCGGACGCATCCGGACCGCACGGGAGTTCCAGGACGCGGTGCCGGTCTCCACGCCGGATGCCCTGGCGGCGGATGTGGAGCGCATCGCGAGGGGCGAAGCGCGGGTGCTCACGCGCGAACCCGTGCTGCGCTTCGAACTCTCGGGCGGCTCCTCCGGCGCATCCAAGCCGGTGCCCATCACCCGGGGGCTGCTGGGCGAATTCCAGAGCGCGCTCGCACCCATGCTGCACGAAGTGCTCCTGCGCCGCCCCGCCGTGCGCGAGGGCCCCAGCTACTGGTCCATCTCCCCCCTGGGCCGCGAACAACACCGGACGTCCGGAGGCATCCCGGTGGGCTCGGCGGAGGACAGCGCGTGGTTCCCGCGTCCATTGCAGCCGCTGCTCTCGCGCGTCTTCGCGGTGCCGGGCGCGGTGGGGCAGGCCCCGCATGTGGAGACGTGCCGCTACGTGACGCTGTGGTTCCTCGTGCGGTGCGCGAACCTGTCGTTGATCAGCGTGTGGAATCCCAGCTTCCTCACGTTGCTGCTGGATGCGCTGGAGCGGCACGGGGATCGGCTGGTGGAGGACCTGGAGCAGGGCACCTTGCGTCCCCCTGGCCATGTGGAAGGGCTGGGCCCATCCGCCTGGGACGCGCTCGTGCGAGGGCTCCAGGGCACACGGGACGCTCCCCGGGCCCGGGTGCTGCGCGCCGTCCTGCGAGAGGGATTGTCTTCCGCGCGCCCGCTCTGGCCGGGGCTCGCGCTCTTGAGCATGTGGACGGATGCCCAGGCGGCGCACGCCGTGGCCGCCGCATGCCAGCGCTTCGAGGGCGTGGAGGTGCAGGGCAAGGGGCTGCTCGCCACGGAGGGCGTCATCACCCTGCCGCTCTTCGAGGCACCCGCGCCGGTGCTCGCGGTGCGGAGCCACTTCCTCGAGTTCGCGGATCCAGAGCGTCCGGCCGCGCGCCCGCTCCTGGCGCACGAGCTGACGGTGGGCCGCACCCATGCGGTACTCCTCTCCACGTCCGGTGGGCTGCTGCGCTACCGGCTGGGGGACCTCGTCCGCGTGGAGGGGTTCGTGCACGCGACGCCCTGCCTGCGCTTCATGGGGCGCGCGGACGCGGTGACGGACCTCGTGGGCGAGAAGCTCTCCGCCGCGCGAGCGGGCACGGTGCTGGATGCCGCGCTGGGCACCCCGCGTCCGGTCTTCGCCATGCTCGCACCGGAGTGGGGGAGCCCGCCGGCCTACCGCCTCTTCCTGGAGTCGGACGCGCCGGACGCGCGGCTGGAGGCCACGGCGGTGGCCGTGGAGCGCGCGCTGGGCGAAGGCCACCATTACCGCTATGCGCGCGAGCTGGGGCAGCTCGGCCCGGTGCGCGCCGTGCGCGTGACGCACGGGGCCCGGCGCTACGAGGCCCGGTGCATCCACCTGGGACAGCGCGCGGGGAACATCAAGCCCGTGGACCTGCACCGCGAGCCGGGCTGGACGGACTGGTTCGCCAGGGGGACGCCGTGA